A stretch of DNA from Roseovarius sp. M141:
CTTGTGCCCGATCAGCGACAGCGTCTCGCCGATCTCGTCAAAGCTGCGGGCGCACACATCGCGCAGCAATTCGGCCTCCAGCGTCAGCGCGACGCTCTTGCCGTGGCGGGTAAACAGGCGCGTGCCCAACCGCTGTTCCAGCAATTTGATCTGGTGGCTGATCGCGCCCTGACTGACCGACAGTTCATCCGCCGCGCGGGTAAAGCTGAGATGGTGGGCCACAGCCTCGAATGCGCGCAGCGCGCGCAGGTTGGACATCTGAGTGCGAAAGGCGCGGGGCGATTGCATATTATTAGCTTGGCTCATCTTTGAAATAGTTCTTTTGCTTTGAGGCTCGCGCGGCAAGGCCCCTATAAGTATCAACAGCGTCCTGCCTGGCTGGTTGGAAGCCCCAGAAACGATAGCGCCTCTGCAAGAGGCTGACAAAACAAAGATCGGGTCGGCCCGCCGCCCCGCAGGGAGAGAAGAATGTTCGCACTCATGAAAAAATCTGCACTTGCCGTCGCCGCGCTGGGCCTGGGCGCCGGATTTGCGCAGGCCGAAACCATCCGTCTGGGCACCGAAGGCGCCTATGCGCCGTTCAATTCCGTGTCGGAAAGCGGCGCGTTGAACGGTTTTGATATCGATATCGGCAACGCCATCTGCGCCGAATTGCAGGCCAACTGCGAGTGGAGCACGCATGAATGGGGCGGCATCATCCCCGCGCTCCAGTCGGGCAAGTTCGACGTGTTGATCGCCTCAATGGCCATCACCGAGGCACGGATGGAGGAGGTCGCGTTTTCCGATCCGTACTATTTCAACACCATGCGTTTCGCCGCGCTCAAGGAGTTGGGGCTGACGGATGCCACCCCCGAAACGCTGGACGGCATGGTTCTGGGCACGCAGTCCGGCGGCGTCGCCAGCAAGGTGCTGAAGCAGTATTTCCCAAACAACGACATCAAGCTGTACCCCAAGCTGGGCGAGGCGTTTCTGGACATGGAAAGCGGTCGGCTGGATCTGGTGCTGGAATCGAAATTCGCCATTGCCGATTGGATGGCGGATGGAGTCGAGTGCTGCGAATTCGTCGGGCA
This window harbors:
- a CDS encoding transporter substrate-binding domain-containing protein; translation: MFALMKKSALAVAALGLGAGFAQAETIRLGTEGAYAPFNSVSESGALNGFDIDIGNAICAELQANCEWSTHEWGGIIPALQSGKFDVLIASMAITEARMEEVAFSDPYYFNTMRFAALKELGLTDATPETLDGMVLGTQSGGVASKVLKQYFPNNDIKLYPKLGEAFLDMESGRLDLVLESKFAIADWMADGVECCEFVGQDFLLDGTIGAGMAFRKDETDLRDRVNVALATIIENGTYDDIRAQYFEFDIRSKPVAVSELFGE